The following proteins are encoded in a genomic region of Thalassophryne amazonica chromosome 5, fThaAma1.1, whole genome shotgun sequence:
- the nmrk1 gene encoding nicotinamide riboside kinase 1: MKKIIVGIGGVTNGGKSTLSVNLHQKIPNSCIIAQDSFFKDDSEVPVDSNGFKQYDMLDALHMDIMMSKIDLWQRDPVLFLKQRNLMTDCITPLDHKKVFVLIVEGFLIFNYRSLNELYDQRFFLEIPYDICKERRSSRVYTPPDPPGYFDRHVWPMYLKNQKEMENMVSGIVFLDGLKPKEELLAAVYKDVSQAIETLREKD; encoded by the exons ATGAAGAAAATAATCGTCGGAATAGGCGG GGTGACTAATGGAGGAAAGTCTACGCTTTCTGTTAATTTACACCAGAAGATTCCCAACAGCTGCATTATTGCACAGGATTCTTTTTTCAAG GATGATTCAGAGGTACCTGTGGACAGCAATGGCTTTAAGCAATATGACA TGCTCGATGCCCTCCACATGGATATAATGATGAGCAAAATTGATTTGTGGCAAAGAGATCCTGTGTTGTTCCTGAAACAGCGAAACCTAATGACTGACTGCATCACACCCTTAGACCACAAGAAGGTGTTTGTGCTGATAGTGGAGGGCTTCCTGATTTTCAACTACAG GTCTTTGAATGAGTTATATGACCAAAGATTCTTCCTAGAAATACCGTATGACATCTGTAAGGAGAGACGAAG TTCAAGGGTGTATACACCTCCTGATCCCCCTGGATACTTTGACAGACATGTGTGGCCCATGTATTTGAAAAACCAAAAGGAGATGGAGAATATGGTGTCAGGAATTG TATTTCTGGATGGACTGAAGCCAAAAGAGGAGCTGCTTGCTGCTGTGTATAAAGATGTTAGTCAAGCAATAGAAACACTTAGAG